CCAGCGCCGACATCCGCGCGCCCGGCCAGTGGCGCACCAACGGTCTGCTGTCCAACCTGCCGGAATTCGGTGCGGCCTTCAGCTGCAAGGCCGGCCAGCCGATGCAGCGTGTGGACGCGGACCAGATCAAGATCTGGCGCTGATCACCTAGCCGGAGGCAAATAAAAAAGAGCGCGGAATCCGCGCTCTTTTTTTGTGTCCACCGCCTGCGAAATCCCGTAGGAGCGGCCCCGGCCGCGACGGGCGTTACCGGTAAAGCCCATCGCGGCCTGGGCCGCTGCTACGGGTCATGCGGATCATGCGCTGGCGCGCACTTTCAAAGTCGCGCGCAATCCAGCCAACCACCTTGCAGGAGCAATGGCCAATACCGATAAAGCCCCATCGCGGCCGGGGCCGCTCCTGCGGATTCCGGCGCCATGCCGCTTCGCTCAACGCACTACGCGCAGCGGCGGCTTGCGTCCCTTGCGGCCACCCCTGCCACCACCGAACGGCGGCTGGCCACGCCAATAGCGGATCATCAACCAGCCGAACAGCATGCCGCCCAGATGCGCAAAATGCGCCACGCCCGGCTGCCAGCCGGTTGCGCCCAGGAACAATTCGATCGCACCGAACACGATGACGAACGTACGCGCCTTCATCGGGATAGGAGGGAACAGCAGCATCACGCGCTGATTGGGGAATAGCATGCCGTAGGCCAGCAGCAGACCGAACACACCACCGGATGCGCCGACCACCGGCGCACCGCTCTGGGTAAACCAGGCCATCAGCAACTGGCACACACCGGCGCCGGCCACGCTCACCAGGTAATAGGTCAGAAAGCGCTTCTGGCCCCAGGTCTGCTCCAGCGGCGCACCGAACATGAAAAGCGCCAGCATGTTGAAGAACAGATGATTGAAGCCACCATGCAGAAAGGCGTAGGTCAGCAACTGCCATGGCATGAAACTGGCGCCCGGCGAGAACGCATCGAAGCCGTTGGACAGCGGCCACAGCATCAGCCATGACAGGACGCTATCGGATGGCAGCACGCCGGCACCCAGGTCGCCCACCGCCCATTGCAGCAGGAACAAGCCGATGTTGGCGATCAATAATGCTTTGGTGACGGGCGGCAATTGAGGCATGGCGGCATCCTTCGGAATGCTGCCCATGATAATGGCAGGCTTATGAAGGTCCCCACACGGCCGCATCCAACCGCTGCGCGGCCGTGGCACGTCGCACGCGCCCCTGCACCACCGGCACGCCTTCGGCACGCAGGCGCCGGCATTGCTCGTCGTAGGCGGACGAGTCAGGCGCAAAGGCGATCCGGCCATCGCTACGCAGCACACGGTGCCACGGCAGCTGCGGGTCATCGTTGCCGCTGAGCACACGCGCCACCAGCCGCGCACGGCCCGGCAGGCCGGCGCGCTGGGCGACTTCCCCGTAACCGGCGACCTCGCCCGCCGGAATCGCGTGGATCACCTCGAAGATGCGCAGCCGCGCCCGCTCGCCGGACAGTGCCTCCCCCTTGGAGGCGACCCGCCTGGCAGGGCTGGCAGGTGGAAGCGGCATTGAACGGCGAGATGTCGACATCGCGCAAGCATGCCAGCTGACGGGCATGGGTGTGCGCATCAAAGCCTTCCAAGCGAAGGGAAGTGACAAGCCTCGCAAAGGAAAACTACGAGCCCCTCTCCCCCGGGAGAGGGACTTGATTCCGGCTACCGTCTACACCAAATCAATGCATCAACATGATCTCTTCGGACGAGGTGGGATGGATTGCCACCGTCTCGTCGAAGTCGCGCTTGGTGGCACCCATTTTCACCGCTACCGCAAAACCTTGCAGCATCTCGTCGGCGCTTTCGCCCAGCAGGTGCATACCGACCACGCGCTCTTCGTCGCCCACGCAGACCAGCTTGAACAGGCTGCGCTGCGGCGCGTCGGCCAGTGCATGCAGCATTGGACGGAAATTACTGCGGTACACGCACACCGCACCGGGGTAACGCGCACGCGCCTGCTCTTCAGTCAGGCCGACATGGCCGAGCGGCGGATGCGAAAACACCACGCTCGGCACGTTCTCGTAATCCATGCGCGCATCGGGTTGCTTGCCGAACAGCCGATCCATCAACTTGCGCCCTGCCGCGATCGCCACCGGCGTCAGGCCGACCTTGCCCGCCACATCGCCGATCGCGTGGATAGTGGGCACGTTGGTGGTCTGCGCATCGTCCACCAGTACCTCCCCCTTGCCGCCCACCCTCACGCCAACGGCCTCCAACCCCAGGCCTGCAGTATTGCCGCGACGGCCCACGGCGAAGAACACCTTGTCGAACACGTCGTTGCCCTGCTCGCCGGGGTGCACTGGATGGCCATGCACACGCAAGCCGCCGTACGCATCGCGTTCCAGGCCGGTGGTGGTGAACCCGAAGTGCAGGCGTACGCCCAGGTGGCGCAGATTGTCGGCCAGTTGCAGGGTGAGTTCGGCATCGAAGCGCTCCAGCAAGCGCTCGCCCTGCACGTAGAGATGCACACGACTACCCAGGGCCTGCAGCAGGCCGGCGATTTCCACCGCGATG
The window above is part of the Xanthomonas cassavae CFBP 4642 genome. Proteins encoded here:
- a CDS encoding rhomboid family intramembrane serine protease, whose protein sequence is MPQLPPVTKALLIANIGLFLLQWAVGDLGAGVLPSDSVLSWLMLWPLSNGFDAFSPGASFMPWQLLTYAFLHGGFNHLFFNMLALFMFGAPLEQTWGQKRFLTYYLVSVAGAGVCQLLMAWFTQSGAPVVGASGGVFGLLLAYGMLFPNQRVMLLFPPIPMKARTFVIVFGAIELFLGATGWQPGVAHFAHLGGMLFGWLMIRYWRGQPPFGGGRGGRKGRKPPLRVVR
- a CDS encoding MGMT family protein, with amino-acid sequence MSTSRRSMPLPPASPARRVASKGEALSGERARLRIFEVIHAIPAGEVAGYGEVAQRAGLPGRARLVARVLSGNDDPQLPWHRVLRSDGRIAFAPDSSAYDEQCRRLRAEGVPVVQGRVRRATAAQRLDAAVWGPS
- the gorA gene encoding glutathione-disulfide reductase, which gives rise to MSARYDYDVLVLGGGSGGLAAGFRAAKHGARVAIMEPGDLGGTCVNLGCVPKKAMWLAADLAGKIELASALGFDVPRPTLAWQELVTHRQGYIANIHASYRRRLDEDGVVLIPQRGVLQDRHTVMGGDGIAVTAEHIVIATGAHPVRPDVDGAEHGEVSDDFFNLCDAPRQVAIIGGGYIAVEIAGLLQALGSRVHLYVQGERLLERFDAELTLQLADNLRHLGVRLHFGFTTTGLERDAYGGLRVHGHPVHPGEQGNDVFDKVFFAVGRRGNTAGLGLEAVGVRVGGKGEVLVDDAQTTNVPTIHAIGDVAGKVGLTPVAIAAGRKLMDRLFGKQPDARMDYENVPSVVFSHPPLGHVGLTEEQARARYPGAVCVYRSNFRPMLHALADAPQRSLFKLVCVGDEERVVGMHLLGESADEMLQGFAVAVKMGATKRDFDETVAIHPTSSEEIMLMH